In Akkermansia muciniphila, one DNA window encodes the following:
- the murG gene encoding undecaprenyldiphospho-muramoylpentapeptide beta-N-acetylglucosaminyltransferase codes for MTEPSLKHPPLNIVIACGGTGGHLFPGIAVAQELKKRGHRVTLLISQKKVDAQASKNYGDLDFRTIEAIAMPKIPSLALLGFGVRLYQAVRFSRSLLDEVEADVVIGMGGFTSFPPVYAAHRKRIRTYVHDSNALPGKANRMTAKFCTNVLLGIEEAGHYFNPAKCIVTGTPVRQEMVARKDKNESRAELNLPRDRRVALVMGGSQGARNLNSLVIEAARQCADLCDFLIITGSADFARVSQLTADMPHVHVIEFCSAMAAAYAAADVVISRSGASSLTELAHMGKAALLVPYPFAADDHQAHNARVFAAHGAARMMRENTLTPDDITAFLNEVLKDSSLLASMNECALRLDMPDAVSRIANVIEHTSHAAPHD; via the coding sequence ATGACTGAACCCTCTCTCAAACATCCCCCCCTGAACATCGTGATCGCCTGCGGCGGCACGGGAGGGCACCTTTTTCCCGGCATAGCCGTAGCCCAGGAACTTAAAAAGCGCGGTCATCGCGTCACGCTCCTCATCTCCCAGAAGAAAGTGGACGCCCAGGCCAGCAAAAATTACGGGGATCTCGATTTCCGCACCATTGAGGCCATCGCGATGCCCAAAATCCCATCCCTGGCCCTGCTGGGCTTCGGCGTCAGGCTGTATCAGGCCGTCCGTTTCAGCCGCAGTCTTCTGGATGAGGTGGAAGCGGACGTCGTCATCGGCATGGGGGGGTTCACTTCATTCCCTCCCGTTTACGCCGCCCACCGCAAGAGAATCCGCACCTACGTGCACGATTCCAACGCGCTGCCCGGAAAGGCCAACCGCATGACCGCCAAATTCTGCACGAACGTGCTGCTGGGCATTGAAGAAGCCGGGCACTACTTCAATCCCGCCAAATGCATTGTCACCGGCACCCCGGTACGCCAGGAAATGGTGGCCCGGAAAGACAAAAACGAATCCAGGGCGGAACTCAATCTGCCCCGGGACCGCCGCGTGGCCCTGGTGATGGGCGGTTCCCAGGGGGCCAGGAATCTGAACTCCCTGGTCATTGAAGCCGCCCGTCAATGCGCAGACCTGTGCGACTTCCTCATCATCACCGGCTCCGCGGACTTTGCGCGCGTCAGCCAGCTGACGGCGGACATGCCCCACGTGCACGTCATTGAATTCTGTTCCGCCATGGCTGCCGCGTACGCCGCAGCGGATGTGGTCATTTCCCGTTCCGGGGCATCCAGCCTGACGGAACTGGCCCACATGGGGAAGGCCGCCCTGCTGGTTCCCTACCCCTTCGCCGCAGACGATCACCAGGCGCACAATGCACGCGTTTTCGCGGCCCACGGAGCGGCGCGCATGATGCGTGAAAACACCCTCACGCCGGACGATATTACGGCCTTTCTGAATGAAGTACTCAAGGATTCTTCCCTGCTGGCCTCCATGAATGAATGTGCTTTACGTCTGGACATGCCTGATGCAGTATCCCGCATCGCCAACGTCATTGAACATACGTCCCATGCAGCCCCCCATGATTGA
- the murC gene encoding UDP-N-acetylmuramate--L-alanine ligase: protein MIETLRKRLTDREHPARLHLIGVAGSGMSGLALMLMEMGHRVSGCDRVTSAETERLQSLGLSFSCPHSADAVSDAEIVIYSSAIRADNPALAAARKLNIPCMRRAECLAAILNGKKGVVVSGTHGKTTTSALCAHLMREGRMRPCHYVGAEIPVLGTNAHWNEDSEYLVAEGDESDGTLVNYIPEHSIVLNIEPEHLDHYRDLDEIKAVFDQLCSQTRGKIIYCRAHPGAADVCAKYPNSISYGWSDADYTATDVQERRGRTLFTVLKGKEELGRVELGIPGRHNVLNSLAAIALATELGVDFPAVTRGLASFAGAKRRFETKYLSSSIRIVDDYGHHPTEIAATLQTARSLQPNRLVVYFQPHRYTRTQLLADDFGKVLQEADLVFVADVYPASELPIEGVSGQTIINAMHRHGPVETRYLPDLGTAHHAIGNELKPGDLFLTLGAGNVHECGMRIARDLALLEDLERTAGGSLEGKLYEPMSRHTTMGVGGCAQYWLEPSTFSGMQAAVNYCRDRNIPVHVIGRGSNIIVRDGGLRGAVIHPSGGEFDVLEIQGNRLTAGAGVRLKKLVSAAVQNGLGGLEWMDGIPGNVGGSLRMNAGAMGTDMVNNLVSVTCLDEDGEIRSHTREELNAQYRSIPDLVHNFVLQAVFEARPAPAEEMERLLEAARAKRKLSQPVGASAGCIFKNPPEIPAGRLIDELGLKSACVGDACVSDVHANFIINRGHARARDITILIDMIRKEAMENRGIDLKSEAQVIGDRDPQF, encoded by the coding sequence ATGATTGAGACCTTACGCAAACGACTGACAGACAGGGAACACCCGGCACGCCTCCATCTCATTGGAGTAGCCGGGTCAGGCATGTCCGGCCTGGCGCTCATGCTGATGGAAATGGGGCACCGGGTGAGCGGCTGCGACCGGGTGACCAGCGCGGAGACCGAACGGCTCCAAAGCCTGGGACTGTCTTTTTCCTGCCCGCATTCCGCAGACGCCGTTTCCGATGCGGAAATTGTCATTTATTCCAGCGCCATCCGGGCGGACAATCCGGCCCTGGCGGCAGCGCGCAAGCTGAATATTCCCTGCATGCGCCGCGCGGAATGCCTGGCGGCCATTCTGAACGGGAAGAAAGGAGTCGTGGTCTCCGGCACGCATGGAAAAACCACCACTTCAGCCCTCTGCGCGCACCTGATGAGGGAAGGCCGCATGCGTCCGTGCCACTATGTGGGGGCGGAAATTCCCGTGCTGGGAACCAACGCCCACTGGAATGAAGACAGCGAATACCTGGTGGCGGAAGGGGACGAAAGCGACGGCACGCTGGTCAATTACATTCCGGAGCACAGCATTGTCCTCAACATTGAACCGGAACACCTGGACCACTACAGGGATCTGGATGAAATCAAGGCCGTGTTCGACCAGCTTTGTTCGCAGACGCGCGGCAAGATTATCTATTGCCGCGCGCATCCCGGCGCTGCGGATGTCTGCGCCAAATACCCCAATTCCATTTCCTACGGCTGGTCCGATGCGGACTATACCGCTACGGACGTGCAGGAACGCCGCGGCCGCACCCTGTTCACCGTATTGAAGGGGAAAGAGGAACTGGGCCGCGTGGAACTGGGCATCCCCGGACGCCACAATGTCCTGAATTCCCTGGCCGCGATTGCGCTGGCAACGGAACTGGGCGTGGATTTCCCGGCGGTGACGCGGGGCCTGGCCTCCTTCGCGGGAGCCAAACGGCGCTTTGAAACCAAATATCTTTCCTCCTCCATCCGGATTGTGGACGACTACGGCCACCACCCCACGGAGATAGCCGCCACGCTCCAAACTGCCCGTTCCCTCCAGCCGAACCGTCTGGTAGTTTACTTCCAGCCGCACCGCTACACGCGCACGCAGCTCCTAGCGGATGACTTCGGCAAGGTGCTTCAGGAAGCGGACCTCGTTTTTGTGGCGGATGTGTATCCCGCCAGCGAACTGCCCATTGAAGGGGTAAGCGGGCAGACGATCATTAACGCCATGCACAGGCACGGCCCTGTGGAAACCCGTTACCTTCCCGACCTGGGCACAGCCCACCATGCCATTGGCAACGAACTGAAACCGGGAGACCTGTTCCTGACGCTGGGAGCCGGGAACGTTCATGAATGCGGCATGCGCATCGCGCGCGACCTGGCCCTGCTGGAAGACCTGGAACGCACTGCGGGCGGCTCTCTGGAAGGCAAGCTGTACGAACCCATGTCACGCCATACGACCATGGGGGTAGGCGGCTGCGCCCAATACTGGCTGGAACCTTCCACCTTCTCCGGAATGCAGGCTGCCGTCAATTATTGCCGGGACAGGAATATCCCCGTCCACGTCATTGGCCGCGGCTCCAACATCATTGTCAGGGACGGAGGCCTGCGCGGCGCCGTCATCCACCCCTCCGGGGGAGAATTCGATGTGCTGGAAATCCAGGGGAACCGCCTCACCGCCGGAGCGGGCGTGCGGCTGAAAAAACTGGTTTCCGCCGCTGTCCAGAACGGCCTTGGCGGCCTGGAATGGATGGACGGCATCCCCGGCAACGTGGGGGGAAGCCTCCGCATGAACGCCGGAGCCATGGGCACGGACATGGTCAACAACCTCGTCTCCGTCACCTGTCTGGATGAAGACGGGGAAATCCGCAGCCATACAAGGGAAGAATTGAACGCCCAGTACCGTTCCATTCCGGACCTGGTCCACAACTTTGTGCTTCAGGCCGTGTTTGAGGCGCGGCCCGCCCCTGCGGAAGAAATGGAACGGCTTCTGGAGGCGGCGCGGGCCAAGCGGAAGCTTTCCCAGCCCGTCGGGGCCAGCGCCGGCTGCATCTTCAAGAACCCGCCGGAAATCCCGGCAGGCAGGCTCATTGATGAACTGGGGCTGAAAAGCGCCTGCGTGGGAGACGCCTGCGTATCAGACGTGCACGCCAATTTTATCATCAACCGGGGTCATGCCAGAGCGAGGGACATCACCATCCTGATCGACATGATCCGCAAGGAGGCTATGGAAAACCGCGGCATCGACCTGAAATCGGAAGCCCAGGTCATCGGAGACCGGGACCCCCAGTTTTAA
- a CDS encoding D-alanine--D-alanine ligase: MNTLKRDLKIALLLGGPGAEREVSLVSGNSVYDALCRAGFTDVTKVDVHGPDFRLPEGTELAYNIIHGTFGEDGTLQAILEERGIPYTGAGSRASALCFDKSASKKVFLDAGVPTPQAEILDCSNGIVMPSLPLPFVIKPPCEGSSVGVHIVRRQEDVLPAMEEAVTHGTTVLVEEFIQGKELTVGILDGKALPVIHICPRSGFYDLSNKYPWMNMGGGTDYICPADLPEETAAKVQEAALKAYKAAGVEVYGRVDVLLREEDGAPFVLEINTIPGMTPSSLLPKAAAASGWPYENLCEKIAELSLATPRK, translated from the coding sequence ATGAACACTCTCAAGCGCGACCTCAAAATCGCCCTCCTGCTCGGCGGCCCGGGGGCAGAACGGGAAGTATCCCTCGTTTCCGGCAACTCCGTTTACGACGCCCTGTGCCGGGCCGGATTCACCGATGTAACGAAGGTGGACGTGCACGGCCCGGATTTCCGGCTGCCGGAAGGCACGGAGCTGGCCTACAACATTATCCACGGCACGTTCGGCGAGGACGGAACCCTTCAGGCTATTCTGGAAGAACGCGGCATTCCGTACACAGGGGCCGGCTCCCGTGCCAGCGCCCTGTGCTTTGACAAATCCGCATCCAAGAAAGTATTTCTGGATGCGGGGGTTCCTACACCGCAAGCGGAGATTCTGGACTGTTCCAACGGCATTGTGATGCCGTCCCTTCCCCTGCCCTTCGTCATTAAGCCTCCCTGCGAGGGCTCCAGCGTGGGCGTCCACATCGTCCGCAGGCAGGAGGATGTGCTCCCCGCCATGGAGGAAGCCGTAACCCACGGCACCACCGTATTGGTGGAAGAGTTCATTCAAGGCAAGGAACTGACGGTCGGCATCCTGGACGGGAAAGCCCTTCCCGTCATTCATATCTGCCCCCGCTCCGGCTTCTACGACCTGAGCAACAAATACCCGTGGATGAATATGGGCGGCGGCACGGATTATATCTGCCCGGCGGATCTCCCGGAAGAAACCGCCGCCAAGGTGCAGGAAGCGGCCCTGAAAGCCTACAAGGCCGCCGGCGTGGAAGTGTACGGCCGCGTGGACGTCCTGCTGCGCGAAGAAGACGGCGCCCCCTTCGTGCTGGAAATCAACACCATTCCCGGCATGACCCCTTCCAGCCTGCTTCCCAAGGCTGCGGCGGCCTCCGGATGGCCCTACGAAAACCTTTGCGAAAAAATAGCGGAATTATCGCTAGCCACCCCCCGTAAATAA
- a CDS encoding cell division protein FtsQ/DivIB: protein MSHKATTPVPRSAKRPEMLLLEREARRETIERKGKNYRFWLFRRKLYHTVTVYALIFGLIGAIVFLWKDYILKYDWLSIDTVTLKSNGIFNSEEAFSVMGIGPQDNIFSIDAEELEQRLEKCPAIRRASVKRQISSNPTLLVDIDARIPVAWIDCPELGIHPGDAKYGALADKEGVIFPCMEQVHMPYIREKRMPSVTLRPPSSGKLSYGVSIRELEAPMKLIELLSGTVTEYLPSIVSITTPNDWSFCVRFTNDCQATFSHYGLEHQVEKLSRALRHARQTHRKISSINLIPEHNIPVIFDDSYEDIPLAEPIAE from the coding sequence ATGTCGCACAAAGCCACAACGCCAGTCCCCCGTTCCGCCAAAAGGCCGGAAATGCTTCTTCTGGAACGGGAGGCCAGAAGAGAGACCATCGAACGCAAGGGCAAAAACTACCGTTTTTGGCTCTTCCGGCGCAAGCTGTACCACACTGTCACCGTTTATGCGCTTATTTTCGGCCTGATCGGGGCGATCGTTTTTCTCTGGAAAGATTATATCCTCAAATACGACTGGCTTTCCATCGACACCGTCACCCTGAAAAGCAACGGCATTTTCAACTCTGAAGAGGCCTTTTCCGTCATGGGCATAGGTCCGCAGGACAATATTTTTTCCATAGACGCCGAAGAGCTGGAACAGCGCCTGGAAAAATGTCCCGCCATCCGCCGGGCTTCCGTCAAGCGCCAGATATCCTCCAACCCCACGCTGCTGGTGGACATTGACGCGCGCATCCCCGTAGCCTGGATTGACTGCCCGGAACTCGGAATTCACCCGGGAGACGCCAAATACGGCGCTTTGGCAGACAAGGAGGGCGTTATCTTCCCCTGCATGGAGCAAGTCCACATGCCTTATATCCGGGAAAAGCGCATGCCTTCCGTGACGCTCAGGCCGCCCAGTTCCGGCAAACTCAGCTATGGCGTCAGCATCCGGGAACTGGAAGCGCCCATGAAACTGATTGAGCTGCTTTCCGGCACAGTAACGGAATACCTCCCCAGCATCGTCTCCATCACGACACCCAACGACTGGTCTTTCTGTGTGCGTTTTACTAATGACTGCCAGGCTACTTTCAGCCACTACGGCTTGGAACACCAGGTGGAAAAATTGTCCCGCGCCCTCCGGCACGCACGCCAGACGCACCGTAAAATCAGTTCCATCAACCTGATTCCGGAGCACAACATTCCCGTCATCTTTGACGATTCCTACGAAGATATTCCCCTCGCGGAGCCCATTGCAGAATAA
- the recA gene encoding recombinase RecA: MSNETPLSPEAEKLAAARKRNLDLALSQIQKDFGENAIMRLGDNAKMEVDVIPTGNLLIDRALGVGGFARGRIVEIYGPESSGKTTLTLTAIAQAQKSGGLAAFIDVEHALDPQYAARLGVNLDDLLVSQPSSGEEALQICEALVRSNAIDVIVVDSVAALVTKQELEGEIGDSTVGAQARLMSAALRKLTSFISKARTVCIFTNQIREKIGVMFGSPETTPGGRALKFYASVRVDIRRTGQIKGSDGVVAGNRTKIKVVKNKVAPPFTECEFDIMYNEGISSVGSLLDLAMEYDIIQKRGSWISYNGSQIAQGRDAAKEALKSNQELYAEIEEQVKAKMDEKTAK, translated from the coding sequence ATGAGCAACGAAACACCTTTATCCCCCGAAGCGGAAAAACTGGCGGCAGCCCGCAAGCGCAACCTTGACCTGGCCCTCTCCCAAATCCAGAAAGACTTCGGCGAAAACGCCATTATGCGCCTTGGAGACAACGCCAAAATGGAAGTGGACGTCATTCCCACGGGCAACCTCCTGATTGACCGCGCCCTGGGTGTGGGCGGCTTTGCCCGCGGCCGGATTGTGGAAATCTACGGCCCGGAATCCTCCGGTAAAACCACACTGACCCTGACGGCTATCGCTCAGGCCCAGAAATCCGGAGGCCTGGCTGCGTTCATTGACGTGGAACACGCGCTGGATCCCCAGTATGCCGCCCGCCTGGGAGTGAACCTGGACGACCTGCTGGTTTCCCAGCCAAGCTCCGGCGAAGAAGCCCTGCAAATCTGCGAGGCTCTTGTCCGCTCCAACGCCATTGACGTCATCGTGGTGGACTCCGTGGCCGCACTGGTCACCAAGCAGGAGCTGGAAGGAGAAATCGGGGATTCCACGGTAGGAGCCCAGGCCCGTTTGATGTCCGCCGCCCTCCGCAAGCTCACCAGCTTCATCTCCAAGGCCCGCACCGTCTGCATCTTCACCAACCAGATCCGTGAAAAAATCGGCGTTATGTTCGGCAGTCCGGAAACCACCCCCGGCGGCCGCGCCCTGAAATTCTACGCCTCCGTACGCGTGGACATCCGCCGCACCGGCCAGATCAAGGGCAGCGACGGCGTTGTGGCCGGAAACCGCACCAAAATCAAGGTAGTTAAGAACAAGGTAGCCCCTCCCTTCACGGAATGCGAATTCGACATCATGTACAATGAAGGCATCTCCTCCGTGGGCAGCCTGCTGGACCTGGCGATGGAATATGACATCATCCAGAAGCGCGGTTCTTGGATCAGCTATAACGGCAGCCAGATCGCCCAGGGCCGCGACGCCGCCAAGGAAGCCCTCAAATCCAACCAGGAGCTGTACGCGGAAATTGAAGAACAGGTCAAGGCCAAAATGGACGAGAAGACCGCCAAATAA
- a CDS encoding N-acetylmuramoyl-L-alanine amidase family protein, with product MYPTSRTSFAAVLGVVGMFLLTLSTAFGWNPEIINGVQYIPMSEVRTHYKLTRERTEGRQKVYEVPEKVQIRIQARSQDMFMNNMKFVLSYPVADHPSKGLMVSNMDLHKIIDPVLRPTYIANRRSFNTVVIDPGHGGHDSGTRNRINREADINLSVGKKLRDRLKAMGYQVVMTRDTDNFIALQDRVRIANRHNNAIFISIHFNDGGSSARGVETFTLAPAGTSSSMSRNIRHDALQGNAQDSMNIALATAVQGHMLKGPLAIKEGISMVDRGIKRARYSVLCTIKHPAILVEGGFMSNPQEALLIATERYQNFMASSLAAAVHQYRTALGQQVRRTR from the coding sequence ATGTATCCGACCTCTCGCACATCATTTGCAGCCGTGCTCGGCGTTGTGGGCATGTTTCTGCTGACGTTGTCCACGGCCTTCGGATGGAATCCGGAAATCATTAATGGAGTGCAGTATATTCCGATGTCCGAGGTGCGCACCCATTACAAACTGACCAGGGAACGCACGGAAGGGCGTCAGAAAGTTTACGAGGTGCCGGAAAAGGTTCAAATCCGTATCCAGGCGCGCAGCCAGGATATGTTCATGAACAACATGAAGTTCGTGCTGTCCTATCCTGTGGCTGACCATCCCTCCAAGGGGTTGATGGTTTCCAATATGGACCTGCACAAAATCATTGATCCGGTTCTGCGTCCCACTTACATCGCCAACCGCCGCAGTTTCAACACAGTAGTCATTGATCCCGGCCACGGCGGACATGACAGCGGCACGCGCAACCGCATCAACAGGGAAGCGGATATCAACCTCTCCGTGGGCAAAAAACTGCGCGATCGCCTCAAAGCCATGGGCTACCAGGTGGTGATGACCCGTGACACGGACAACTTCATTGCCCTCCAGGACCGCGTCCGCATTGCCAACAGGCACAACAACGCCATCTTCATCAGCATCCACTTCAATGACGGGGGCTCCTCTGCCCGCGGGGTGGAAACCTTCACGCTGGCGCCCGCGGGCACTTCCTCCTCCATGTCCCGCAATATCCGCCACGACGCTCTGCAGGGCAACGCCCAGGACAGCATGAACATCGCCCTGGCTACAGCCGTTCAGGGGCACATGCTGAAAGGGCCGCTTGCCATCAAGGAGGGCATTTCCATGGTGGACCGCGGCATCAAGCGCGCGCGCTATTCCGTGCTCTGCACCATCAAGCATCCCGCCATTCTGGTGGAAGGCGGTTTCATGTCCAACCCGCAGGAGGCCCTGCTTATCGCCACGGAGCGCTATCAGAATTTCATGGCCTCTTCCCTGGCCGCCGCCGTGCATCAATACCGCACCGCCCTTGGCCAGCAAGTGCGCAGAACGCGCTGA
- the lipB gene encoding lipoyl(octanoyl) transferase LipB, with the protein MNIIRIPGLADYQETLRLQEQLVQAHQEDPDRENDLLLLEHAGVYTIGRTRNHASLHPGSVLPFPVHEINRGGQATYHGPGQLVGYPITDLNRYGRDLHRYVTTLEHTLIETCARFGVQARIREGLVGVWVENRKIASIGVGVKKWIAMHGFALNVTRESLPPFLAITPCGIQGVQMTCLEDEMSSPPPEGNLLKCFGDVFAALWEEKFHRH; encoded by the coding sequence ATGAACATCATCCGCATTCCCGGCCTGGCAGATTACCAGGAAACCCTGCGGCTCCAGGAACAACTGGTTCAGGCTCATCAGGAAGATCCGGACAGGGAAAACGACCTGTTGCTGCTGGAACATGCCGGGGTTTATACCATCGGACGCACGCGGAATCATGCCAGCCTGCACCCCGGTTCCGTGCTTCCCTTTCCCGTTCATGAAATCAACCGCGGCGGCCAGGCCACCTACCACGGCCCCGGCCAGCTGGTCGGATACCCCATTACGGACCTGAACCGCTACGGCAGGGATCTGCACCGCTACGTCACCACCCTGGAACATACTCTGATTGAAACCTGTGCCCGGTTCGGCGTGCAGGCCCGCATCCGGGAAGGGCTGGTAGGCGTCTGGGTGGAAAACCGCAAAATAGCCTCCATCGGCGTCGGGGTGAAAAAATGGATTGCCATGCACGGCTTCGCCCTCAATGTAACCCGGGAATCCCTGCCTCCCTTCCTTGCTATTACCCCCTGCGGCATCCAGGGCGTGCAAATGACCTGCCTGGAGGATGAAATGTCCTCCCCCCCGCCGGAAGGAAACCTGTTGAAATGTTTCGGAGACGTTTTTGCAGCACTGTGGGAAGAAAAATTTCACCGGCATTAA